The nucleotide sequence AAGGTCGACGGACCATCGACCACGGCCACCACTGCGGGGGCCGGACCCGGAGCAGATTCACCGGGAGCGGTGGGGACGGGGAGTTCGCGACCAAACTCGAGCACAAACACGTGCGTCCCGGGATAAGCCGTGTCGGCACCGCTGCGGGTGGAGCGCACGCGCAGTCCCGGATGCGCGGGAGGGGCGGTTTCCGTCGACCAATGAATGGTGTAACCGACGTCGAGGGACTCGCCTTGGCGTGGCAATTGGTCGGGCTCCCAGAACGCCACGATGTTGTCATCGTATTCCCAGTGAGTCGGCAGTTCCACCAAACGCACGCGGCCTTCGCCCCAGTCGTTCTTCGGTTCGATCCACACGGAAGGCCGGTCCTGATAGTGCGCTTCCAAGTCCTGGTAGCTGGCAAAGTCGCGGTCGCGCTGCATCAGGCCGAAATAGGTCGGATGGTTGAGCTCGAAATACGATAGTCGGGTCTTGGCATCGAGGTCGAACGGACGCCAGTAGGCGGGCTTCCCTTCGCCTTGCAGCACGAGACCGTCGGCGTCGTGAACTTCGGGGCGAAAATCGGAATGTTCCGGCGCACGGTTTTCGCCGCGCCAAAACATGCTCGTCAGCGGTGCGATCCCCAGACTTTGGACATCCTCGCGCAGGTGCAGTCGCGCCCGCACCTGAATCGTAGTGGTTCCGCTGCTACGCAGAATGAACTCGTAGGCGCCGGTGACACTCGGCCCATCCAACAAGGCGTATATCCGAAGCTGTCGGTCCGTTCCCTGCGGCTTGCCGAGCCAGAAACGCGTGAACTTGGGGAACTCCTCCGGGTCGCCCAGTCCCGCATTCACCGTCGCGCCGCGAGCGGAGGTGCCATAATGCATGCCGGCTCCGATCGCGCGAAAATAACTGGCGCCCAGAAAGGTGGCGAACTGGCGATAGTTTTGCAGCCCTTCGTCGTAGATGGCCAGGTTCAGTCCAGCGTAGTCCAAATCGTCCGGCAGCGGGCGGGGGAATTCGAGACCGCCGAAGTCGAAGAACGTCGGCAGGTATTCCACCTCCTGCGCATGCGTGGCGGTGAATTCGTGGATGTTCACCCGGTCGTTGAAAAGGTAGCCGAGGTGTTTGAAACCGACGGTGAACGGCAGGCCGTCGTGTTTCCAAATCTCGTCCTCATGGCGAAACTGAATGCGTTGATACTCACTGTAACTGAGCTCCTGCAGGGCTGCGGGCGGCGCAGATTGGGGACGAAAAGGGACGGCGGCGAGACGGGTGGCCTCGGCGTCGACGTAGTCAAAATTGACCTCCTCGCGCCGCATGGCTTGCACGGAAGTGCAACCGACGACGGATAGGAAAAGCAGCAGGACACCAATTTGGCTCATGATAAGAATAAGGAGTCGGCGGTGGTTTGCTGGGTGGCGCGGGAGATTCAGAGCATGCATGCGGTAAACAGTCCGTGACTTCCTGTTTCCATGACGGGTTGAGGACCTTCCAAACGGGAGGGAAGGAACGCGGGAAATGACGACCAACAGCGGAGGCCGCAGGCGGGCAGGGCGTATCGAATTGATCGCATGAATCACCAGACCGATGTTCCCCCAGTTGGTGCCCGAGATGCGGGCGCCATTTTTTAAACGCCTTCAAATTGTCACGAACGCGATGCAACCCGTTCCGCCTCGCGCCATCCCCGACTCACCTTATTTCTCTGAAAGAATTGCGCCGGCGGGGCCGTTCCAGAGGGAATGATCGGAATGCCGACCCAGACCAAACATCTCATCATCGATGGCAATAACATCGGTCGCGCGCTCGGCGATATTGCCATGGTGTGGCGACAGGATCGCGATGCGGGGCAGCATGCCGTCGTCGGCTTCGTCCGAGACTGGCACGATGCGATGGGATGGCGCGTGACGACAGTATTCGATGGCAAGGGCGCCGCGTTATCGGTCGAAACCCCGGGCGACGAGCCCACCTTTGTGGTGGCGTATGCGCCCCGCGGCATGACCGCCGACAGCGTAATCGAGCAATGGGTGGAGAAGTCACGGGCACCGGAATTGTGTGTGGTCGCAACCCGCGACCGCGCACTGGCCGAAACCGTGCGCGCGTTGCAAGCCGAAGTCATTTCGCCGGAGGATTTGATCTCCTGGGTGTCGCGGGCTCGCGAAGTCACACGACGAAGCATCAACCGCGCGAGCGACTCCGCCTGGTGAATTCCGGCCGCCGCGACCTCGGAGCCTCCCGGCCCGACCTCGATTCGACCGGGGCCGTGATGGAAATGCAGGGACTGTTCGGTCCCTTTCAGTTTCCCGAGTTGTTGCTGCAACGCATTTGGGCTGATCGCGCTTTCTCGGTGGGAGAAGCGACGACGCAGAACGGGGAGCGGATCAAAGTTGATCACCCCGGCCGTTGGAATCGATTGGGTGGACCTGATTTCAAGGACGCCCGACTGCGCATCGGGGGACGTCAGATTGACGGCGATGTGGAAATCCACCTCCATGAATCCGACTGGCGGGCGCACGGTCACGGCAACGATGCCCACTACGATGGGGTGGTCCTGCACGTGGTGCTCTATCCGAGTTCGGCCACGACGACCGCCACCAACGGAGACCGTGCCTCAATTCCAGTTTTGGCGCTTTTGCCGCTGCTGTGGCACGATCTGGAAGAATACGCGGCGGATGCCGCCGTTTCGTCGATCGCCGACCGTCCCGCCGACCGGCTGGCGGCGGAGTGGTTGGAAATGTCACCGCGCCAGGCCCGAGCCAGATTGAGGGGCGAAGCGCGGAAGCGTTGGGATGCCAAAGTGCACTACGCCCGGTTGCGCATCCAGCGAACCAGCTGGCGGGAAGCCTGCCATCTGACTGCCATGGAGATTCTCGGTTACCGTTTCAATCGGGTCGGGATGCTGCGTGCTGCCATTCGTTGGCCTTTGGCGCTTTGGGGCGAAGATGGCGTCGAGACCGATGAAGTATTCATGGAACTGGCAGCGGATTGGAAACTCAACGGGGTGCGCCCCGCCAATCACCCCCGACGGCGTTTGGCGAGTTACGCTCGCTGGGTGCGGCAAGGAGGCACCGCGTGGCCCGATCGACTGATAGAGCAGGCGAGGGCATGGCCGGGAGCGGCGTTGGACACTGACGACTCGGGCGACCGCGGTGTGCGGCAATGGCGGCGGGATTCCGGTTATGCCAATTGGTGGCGGGAAGTCATGGCCGCGGTCGGTGCGGCGGAACATGTGCCGTGCCCGCGGGCGGACAACTTGTGGGGCGACGGCTTTCTGCCACTACTGGCGGCTGGCGGCCATTTGGGGGAAGTCGATGGGTTCGCCTGGTGGTTCATTTCGAGACCGGGGGATCAACCGGCGAACGTATCGCAAGCGGTGCGATTGATCGGAGTGGCCAACGGCGGCCGCGAACCGTTGGCGTGGGGACATGTGCAAGGGATGCTTGGATGGCAAAATGCGCTGGAACGGGACGTTCGGCGGCGGACTTGACATCGAATTTTGCCAGAGGCTAAGTTCTCCGCTCACATTTTCAGTTAATCCGTCTGAAGGTGGGCCTCTGGCCCGCTTTTTTTTTCTATATTTTCCGCACACCACCGAATCAAATGAGCAGCGAAATTCTTACCGTCCTTGAATACATGGAGAAGGAGAAGGGCATCGAGCGCGCCGACATGATCTCCGCGATCGTTAACGCTATTAAAACGGCGGCGCAGAAAGGCGTGAATTCGGGGCAGGAGCTGAAGATCGATATCGATCCCAAAAACGGTCAGCTGCACGCCTGGGCGATGCTCCGCGTGGTGGATTCGGTCAGCGATCCCAAGACGGAAATTCACATCGAAAAAGCTTCCGCGATCCAGCCTGGCATCCAGCTCGGCGAGGAACTCGAAAAGGAAATCGATCCCGCTTACCTCGGTCGCATCGCGGCGCAAACCGCCCGCCAGGCGATCATGCAGAAGCTGCGTCAGTTCGAGAAGGATCGGATCTACGACGACTTCAAGGACATGGTCGGCAATATCGTCACCGGCACGGTCCGCCGCCGCGAGCGCAACGACATTTACGTCGATCTCGGCAAGGCTGAGGCGTTGCTGATGGGCCGGGAACAAGTCCCTGGTGAAGAGTATCAGCCCGGTGATCGCATCCGCTGCCTTCTGGCCGCCATCGAAAGCACGCCTCGCGGCCCCGAACTCATGCTGACCCGCGCGAGCCCACGCTTCGTGCGGCGGCTGTTTGAATTGGAAGTCACCGAAATCGCCGATG is from Synoicihabitans lomoniglobus and encodes:
- a CDS encoding glucan biosynthesis protein, translated to MSQIGVLLLFLSVVGCTSVQAMRREEVNFDYVDAEATRLAAVPFRPQSAPPAALQELSYSEYQRIQFRHEDEIWKHDGLPFTVGFKHLGYLFNDRVNIHEFTATHAQEVEYLPTFFDFGGLEFPRPLPDDLDYAGLNLAIYDEGLQNYRQFATFLGASYFRAIGAGMHYGTSARGATVNAGLGDPEEFPKFTRFWLGKPQGTDRQLRIYALLDGPSVTGAYEFILRSSGTTTIQVRARLHLREDVQSLGIAPLTSMFWRGENRAPEHSDFRPEVHDADGLVLQGEGKPAYWRPFDLDAKTRLSYFELNHPTYFGLMQRDRDFASYQDLEAHYQDRPSVWIEPKNDWGEGRVRLVELPTHWEYDDNIVAFWEPDQLPRQGESLDVGYTIHWSTETAPPAHPGLRVRSTRSGADTAYPGTHVFVLEFGRELPVPTAPGESAPGPAPAVVAVVDGPSTLEDSRIAWNPYLQTWRVTLRVSSPTADAEAIELKCHLESPEEGASETWAYQWTP
- a CDS encoding NYN domain-containing protein, coding for MPTQTKHLIIDGNNIGRALGDIAMVWRQDRDAGQHAVVGFVRDWHDAMGWRVTTVFDGKGAALSVETPGDEPTFVVAYAPRGMTADSVIEQWVEKSRAPELCVVATRDRALAETVRALQAEVISPEDLISWVSRAREVTRRSINRASDSAW
- a CDS encoding DUF2851 family protein — protein: MNSGRRDLGASRPDLDSTGAVMEMQGLFGPFQFPELLLQRIWADRAFSVGEATTQNGERIKVDHPGRWNRLGGPDFKDARLRIGGRQIDGDVEIHLHESDWRAHGHGNDAHYDGVVLHVVLYPSSATTTATNGDRASIPVLALLPLLWHDLEEYAADAAVSSIADRPADRLAAEWLEMSPRQARARLRGEARKRWDAKVHYARLRIQRTSWREACHLTAMEILGYRFNRVGMLRAAIRWPLALWGEDGVETDEVFMELAADWKLNGVRPANHPRRRLASYARWVRQGGTAWPDRLIEQARAWPGAALDTDDSGDRGVRQWRRDSGYANWWREVMAAVGAAEHVPCPRADNLWGDGFLPLLAAGGHLGEVDGFAWWFISRPGDQPANVSQAVRLIGVANGGREPLAWGHVQGMLGWQNALERDVRRRT
- the nusA gene encoding transcription termination factor NusA, whose translation is MSSEILTVLEYMEKEKGIERADMISAIVNAIKTAAQKGVNSGQELKIDIDPKNGQLHAWAMLRVVDSVSDPKTEIHIEKASAIQPGIQLGEELEKEIDPAYLGRIAAQTARQAIMQKLRQFEKDRIYDDFKDMVGNIVTGTVRRRERNDIYVDLGKAEALLMGREQVPGEEYQPGDRIRCLLAAIESTPRGPELMLTRASPRFVRRLFELEVTEIADGTVQVEAFAREPGYRTKMAVISNDPKVDPVGACVGARGARVKSIVRELNGEKIDIINYFADPEEMVREALKPAVPREVKIDERGRRIILRVANEDLAIAIGRKGQNARLTSRLIGWKIDIEEFAEKTVDVQDEATKKLASSLDVDYELATRLVTAGFVSLEIFEGVEADDLEESGFTADEAATILAKVAAVSGNA